In Salarias fasciatus chromosome 13, fSalaFa1.1, whole genome shotgun sequence, the sequence AGGATGACGCCAGAGCCCTCACAGGTCTGTTTTCAGCTGTTACCATCTACAATAATGGAGGGTGGATGCAAACTGGTCAGTCACCATATACTACTGTTTTCCTCCGCAAAGCTGCCAGGTCAAAGATCAACGAGGAGTTCCGCAAAAACAAAGACGAGACGTCTGAGGAAAACATCCAGAAGGTGCTGGATCCACTTCACACTTATGCCAGGGttttgtgtgtgctgtgtgaaacttatttatttaaaaggtaTTGGAGTAACACTATTGTATCTTATAATGCATTATTTGCAAGAAAAGGTAACCTAACTAGCATTGTATCTGTTAAAAGCCATATTTACAAGTGTTTATTTTCATAAATCCTGGAGACAATTTCAAAATTAAGACATCACTTAAGTGCACTGACTTTCACTAAGAGCTGCTCTGCCAaattaagagggaaaaaaactttAGCTCAGTTTATAGTTCTCTATAATTATCCCAGTGAATGTACTATTGGAAATTCGGATGAAACAGGAAGAACTATCTCTGTTATcagtcattatttttttcctgatatagggttaaatgtttattctggTTAATTTTTGTTAATATGTGTTGAATATAAGATCTCTCGAAAACAGCTATCAACATTTgatcaatatatatatattgaatcctgacttgttttctttcaaatggAGACTAAAATCAGGATACAGCTTAAAATAGTGTTTGATGTTTTAATCGTGCCGATTTAAATGTATCAATATTCTGAATTCTGTAATGATTTACCAAATTTCCAATAATTGCAAATGAGATTTAGATTACTTTTTTAACATTGCAAGCTGTTCTGAAACATCAATCTTAAATTGTTAGTCTTCTGGCTGGGTGTGGCAGTGCAGGTAAATAGGAATACGTAGTTCATGAGTGAGTCTGATGGTATACCAGCAGGTTAAAtgcctgaattaaaaaaaaaaaaagtgacccAGTAAATATAGACAGGAACTCTGGGCTGCTGGCATACTTTCATCGAAGTCTCTTCATGTGTTTACTGTATCTCATTCCCCTCAACCCTGTATTTATACAGATGATCAAAATGGGCTCAGATGTGGAAATTGTTCTTCGAGAAACTGTCTTGCAAATGGAACACGTCGGAGACCAAACACTTGGTATGTTTAGATTTTTGATATCTGCTTTCTCTTTATTTAGAAACAGTTACATGCTTTAAAGTAACTTCTCTCTTTCCCTGACTCTCTTTCTTCCTCGCAGTGCTTCGACCCAGAGAAAGCCTCCTGTTAGAAAATGTACCTTATTGTGACCAGCCCAGGAAAAAGTCATGACAGATCATTTGGCATCGTGTCCGTCAGGAAAGAGACTTTCTACAACCGACTATCTTCATTTCAGTATAAAGCAGCATTTCATGTTGTTAATCAT encodes:
- the lyrm7 gene encoding complex III assembly factor LYRM7, which codes for MGTRLKVLRVFKTLHRTRREVFKDDARALTAARSKINEEFRKNKDETSEENIQKMIKMGSDVEIVLRETVLQMEHVGDQTLVLRPRESLLLENVPYCDQPRKKS